The following proteins come from a genomic window of Populus nigra chromosome 6, ddPopNigr1.1, whole genome shotgun sequence:
- the LOC133697174 gene encoding alpha-galactosidase 1: MMENCANGSSNCLLAVCLLLLISSSSSSSIRGSPGVTSVDSVSRVEKNRLPSNWDSSRRNLLANGLADTPPMGWNSWNHFNCKIDEKIIKATADFLVSTGLSKLGYTYVNIDDCWAEMARDGKGNLVPKKSTFPSGIKALADYVHSKGLKLGIYSDAGYFTCSKTMPGSLGHEEQDAKSFASWGIDYLKYDNCNNDGTKPTVRYPVMTRALMKTGHPIFFSLCEWGDMHPATWGAKVGNSWRTTNDISDTWDSMVSRADMNEVYAELARPGGWNDPDMLEVGNGGMTKDEYTVHFSIWAISKAPLLLGCDVRNMTKETMDIIANKEVIAVNQDPLGVQAKKVRMEGDLEIWAGPLAGYRVAVLLVNRGPWRNSISAQWDDIGIPLNSIVKARDLWEHKTLKTHFVGNLTATMDSHACKMYILKPIS; encoded by the exons ATGATGGAGAACTGTGCTAATGGTAGTAGTAACTGTTTACTAGCAGTGTGTCTCCTGTTACTCATCtcctcttcttcatcatcatccatCAGGGGTAGCCCCGGCGTAACCAGTGTTGATTCGGTTTCAAGAGTAGAAAAAAACAGACTTCCGTCAAACTGGGATAGTAGTAGAAGAAATCTGCTTGCAAATGGTCTTGCCGACACTCCTCCCATGGG ATGGAATAGTTGGAATCACTTCAATTGCAAAATTGAtgagaaaattatcaaagcGACTG CTGATTTCCTGGTTTCCACCGGCCTGTCTAAACTTGGCTACACATATGTTAACATTG ACGATTGTTGGGCTGAAATGGCTCGTGATGGCAAG GGTAATCTAGTGCCTAAGAAATCAACATTTCCTTCTGGTATTAAAGCCCTGGCAGACTATGTTCACAGCAAAGGTCTTAAATTAGGAATCTACTCAGATGCAGG GTATTTTACTTGCAGCAAAACCATGCCTGGCTCACTTGGTCATGAGGAACAAGATGCCAAGAGTTTTGCTTCATGG GGTATTGACTATTTGAAATACGATAACTGTAACAATGATGGTACAAAGCCAACTGTTAG GTACCCTGTAATGACCCGCGCTTTGATGAAAACTGGCCACCCTATATTTTTCTCACTTTGTGAATG GGGAGACATGCATCCTGCAACGTGGGGTGCTAAGGTTGGAAATAGCTGGAGGACAACTAATGATATTTCTGATACATGGGACAG TATGGTTTCAAGAGCGGACATGAATGAGGTCTATGCAGAGCTTGCAAGGCCTGGTGGTTGGAATG ATCCTGACATGCTTGAGGTGGGGAATGGAGGGATGACAAAAGATGAGTACACAGTGCACTTCAGTATTTGGGCCATTTCAAAG GCTCCCCTTCTTCTTGGTTGTGATGTGAGGAACATGACGAAAGAGACAATGGATATCATTGCCAATAAGGAGGTTATTGCTGTTAATCAAG ATCCACTTGGGGTACAAGCTAAGAAGGTTAGGATGGAAGGTGATCTTGAG ATCTGGGCAGGGCCTCTCGCGGGCTATAGGGTAGCTGTTCTACTTGTCAACCGAGGCCCCTGGCGTAATTCTATTTCCGCCCAGTGGGATGACATTGGAATTCCTCTCAACAGTATCGTCAAAGCAAGAGATCTCTGGGAG CACAAGACCTTGAAAACTCATTTTGTAGGGAACCTGACAGCCACTATGGATTCTCATGCATGCAAGATGTACATCTTGAAGCCCATTTCATAG
- the LOC133697175 gene encoding uncharacterized protein LOC133697175 — protein sequence MPVSLLQMPGMGLGLGLGLRWGWGWGWGSRPHNINNNCDTTTTIKKKKLLVVASSDDGIGEKKTKRDDNGGSLVLSGTTARGRRLLKVREDKRKREYDRLHNYPAWAKVLEDACKSDEELRALLGDSIGNPELMRQRVEDRVRKKGRSNFHKSKTGSVVSFKVSFRDFNPIDSYIWFEFYGSPSDQDVDIIGTVIQSWYLMGRLGAFNSSNLQLANSSMEYDPLYDADKGFKVMPSSFHDISDVEFQDNWGRVWVDLGTSDFFAIDVLLNCLTVLSSEYLGIQQVVFGGRRIGDWEEGMTNPEYGYKYFKV from the exons atgcCCGTGTCTTTGTTGCAGATGCCGGGtatgggtttgggtttgggatTGGGTTTGAGGTGGGGATGGGGATGGGGATGGGGATCGCGCCCACATAACATTAACAACAATTGCGATACAACTACCactataaagaagaagaagctactGGTTGTCGCTTCTTCGGATGATGGAATTggagaaaagaagacaaaaagagaTGATAACGGCGGCTCTTTGGTGCTCTCCGGAACCACAGCGAGAGGACGAAGATTGCTCAAAGTTCGTGAAGATAAAAGGAAACGCGAATACGATCGCCTTCACAACTATCCTGCATGGGCCAA AGTTCTTGAAGATGCTTGCAAAAGTGACGAGGAACTCCGTGCCCTTCTTGGTGACAGCATAGGCAACCCGGAACTGATGAGGCAAAGAGTGGAAGACAGAGTGAGGAAGAAAGGCCGCAGTAACTTCCACAAGTCTAAAACGGGTTCTGTAGTTTCCTTCAAAGTCAGCTTCCGAGACTTCAACCCTATTGATTCCTACATTTGGTTTGAGTTTTACGGCTCTCCATCTGATCAGGATGTTGATATTATTGGCACT GTCATTCAATCTTGGTATCTAATGGGACGTTTGGGTGCTTTCAATTCTTCCAATTTGCAG TTGGCAAATTCATCAATGGAGTATGATCCACTCTATGATGCAGATAAGGGCTTCAAAGTGATGCCATCATCATTTCATGATATCAGTGATGTTGAGTTTCAGGATAACTGGGGCCGTGTTTG GGTAGATCTTGGTACGTCAGATTTTTTTGCCATCGACGTGCTCCTCAACTGCTTAACTGTATTGAGTTCAGA ATATTTAGGTATTCAACAAGTAGTTTTTGGGGGTCGCCGAATAGGCGATTGGGAAGAAGGGATGACAAACCCAGAATATGGATACAAGTACTTCAAAGTCTAA